One Ricinus communis isolate WT05 ecotype wild-type chromosome 1, ASM1957865v1, whole genome shotgun sequence DNA window includes the following coding sequences:
- the LOC8268806 gene encoding tubulin beta-5 chain — protein MREILHVQGGQCGNQIGSKFWEVVCDEHGIDPTGRYTGSSDLQLERVNVYYNEASCGRFVPRAVLMDLEPGTMDSVRTGPYGQIFRPDNFVFGQSGAGNNWAKGHYTEGAELIDAVLDVVRKEAENCDCLQGFQVCHSLGGGTGSGMGTLLISKIREEYPDRMMLTFSVFPSPKVSDTVVEPYNATLSVHQLVENADECMVLDNEALYDICFRTLKLTTPSFGDLNHLISATMSGVTCCLRFPGQLNSDLRKLAVNLIPFPRLHFFMVGFAPLTSRGSQQYRGLTVPELTQQMWDAKNMMCAADPRHGRYLTASAMFRGKMSTKEVDEQMINVQNKNSSYFVEWIPNNVKSSVCDIPPKGLSMASTFIGNSTSIQEMFRRVSEQFTAMFRRKAFLHWYTGEGMDEMEFTEAESNMNDLVSEYQQYQDATAEEEIEYEDEEEGVGEM, from the exons ATGAGAGAAATCCTTCACGTTCAAGGAGGACAATGCGGTAACCAAATTGGATCCAAGTTCTGGGAAGTTGTATGCGATGAGCATGGAATTGACCCCACCGGTCGGTACACTGGATCATCAGATCTGCAATTGGAGCGAGTTAATGTGTACTATAATGAGGCATCGTGTGGGCGTTTTGTTCCTCGTGCTGTGCTTATGGATCTCGAGCCTGGTACTATGGATAGTGTGAGGACTGGCCCTTATGGTCAGATCTTTAGGCCTGACAACTTTGTGTTTGGACAGTCTGGTGCTGGTAATAACTGGGCTAAGGGTCATTATACTGAGGGAGCCGAGTTGATTGATGCGGTTTTAGATGTTGTGAGGAAGGAAGCTGAGAATTGTGACTGTCTTCAAg GTTTCCAAGTCTGCCACTCACTCGGTGGTGGAACTGGTTCTGGAATGGGAACCCTTCTGATTTCTAAGATCAGGGAGGAATACCCTGACAGAATGATGCTTACTTTCTCTGTGTTCCCATCACCTAAGGTTTCAGATACAGTTGTTGAGCCATACAATGCTACCCTTTCTGTACATCAGTTAGTTGAGAATGCTGATGAGTGTATGGTGCTGGACAATGAGGCCTTGTATGATATCTGTTTCAGGACTCTCAAGTTGACTACTCCAAGCT TTGGTGATCTGAACCATCTGATCTCTGCTACCATGAGTGGTGTCACCTGCTGCCTGAGGTTCCCTGGTCAGCTTAACTCTGACCTCAGGAAGCTTGCAGTGAATCTCATCCCCTTCCCCCGTCTGCACTTCTTTATGGTTGGTTTTGCCCCTTTAACATCACGTGGTTCCCAGCAGTACCGTGGACTAACTGTCCCAGAACTTACCCAACAAATGTGGGATGCCAAGAACATGATGTGCGCTGCAGACCCACGCCATGGACGCTACCTGACTGCCTCAGCCATGTTCAGGGGTAAAATGAGCACAAAAGAAGTGGATGAACAGATGATCAATGTCCAAAACAAGAATTCCTCCTACTTTGTTGAGTGGATCCCCAACAATGTCAAGTCTAGCGTTTGTGACATTCCCCCGAAGGGACTTTCTATGGCATCAACCTTCATTGGTAACTCAACCTCAATCCAGGAGATGTTCAGGCGTGTCAGTGAGCAATTCACGGCTATGTTCAGGCGAAAGGCTTTCTTGCATTGGTACACTGGAGAGGGCATGGACGAAATGGAGTTCACTGAGGCTGAGAGCAACATGAATGATCTTGTGTCTGAATATCAGCAATACCAGGATGCCACAGCCGAAGAGGAGATTGAATATGAGGACGAAGAGGAAGGAGTTGGTGAGATGTAA
- the LOC8268805 gene encoding tubulin beta-5 chain: MREILHVQGGQCGNQIGSKFWEVVCDEHGIDPTGRYTGSSDLQLERVNVYYNEASCGRFVPRAVLMDLEPGTMDSVRTGPYGQIFRPDNFVFGQSGAGNNWAKGHYTEGAELIDAVLDVVRKEAENCDCLQGFQVCHSLGGGTGSGMGTLLISKIREEYPDRMMLTFSVFPSPKVSDTVVEPYNATLSVHQLVENADECMVLDNEALYDICFRTLKLTTPSFGDLNHLISATMSGVTCCLRFPGQLNSDLRKLAVNLIPFPRLHFFMVGFAPLTSRGSQQYRALTVPELTQQMWDAKNMMCAADPRHGRYLTASAMFRGKMSTKEVDEQMINVQNKNSSYFVEWIPNNVKSSVCDIPPRGLSMASTFIGNSTSIQEMFRRVSEQFTAMFRRKAFLHWYTGEGMDEMEFTEAESNMNDLVSEYQQYQDATAEEETEYEDEEEGVGEM; the protein is encoded by the exons atgagagaaaTCCTTCACGTGCAAGGAGGACAATGCGGTAACCAAATTGGATCCAAGTTCTGGGAAGTTGTATGCGATGAGCATGGAATTGACCCCACCGGACGGTACACTGGATCATCAGATCTGCAATTGGAGCGAGTTAATGTGTACTACAATGAAGCATCGTGTGGGCGCTTTGTGCCTCGCGCTGTGCTTATGGATCTTGAGCCTGGTACTATGGATAGTGTGAGGACTGGTCCTTATGGTCAGATCTTTAGGCCTGATAACTTTGTTTTTGGACAGTCTGGTGCTGGTAATAACTGGGCTAAGGGTCATTATACTGAGGGAGCTGAGTTGATTGATGCGGTTTTAGATGTTGTGAGGAAGGAAGCTGAGAATTGTGACTGTCTACaag GTTTTCAAGTCTGCCACTCACTCGGTGGTGGAACTGGTTCTGGAATGGGAACCCTTCTGATTTCTAAGATCAGGGAGGAATACCCTGACAGAATGATGCTTACTTTCTCTGTGTTCCCATCACCTAAGGTTTCAGATACAGTTGTTGAGCCATACAATGCTACCCTTTCTGTACATCAGTTAGTTGAGAATGCTGATGAGTGTATGGTGCTGGACAATGAGGCCTTGTATGATATCTGTTTCAGGACTCTCAAGTTGACTACACCCAGCT TTGGTGATCTGAACCATCTGATCTCTGCTACCATGAGTGGTGTCACCTGCTGCCTTAGGTTCCCTGGTCAGCTTAACTCTGACCTTAGGAAGCTTGCAGTGAATCTCATCCCCTTCCCCCGTCTGCACTTCTTTATGGTTGGTTTTGCTCCTTTGACGTCACGTGGTTCCCAGCAGTATCGTGCACTAACCGTCCCAGAACTTACCCAACAAATGTGGGATGCCAAGAACATGATGTGTGCCGCAGACCCGCGCCATGGACGCTACTTGACTGCCTCAGCCATGTTCAGGGGTAAAATGAGCACAAAAGAAGTAGACGAACAGATGATCAATGTCCAAAACAAGAATTCCTCCTACTTCGTTGAGTGGATCCCCAACAATGTGAAGTCTAGTGTTTGTGACATTCCTCCAAGGGGACTTTCTATGGCATCAACCTTTATTGGAAACTCAACCTCAATTCAGGAGATGTTCAGGCGCGTCAGTGAGCAATTCACAGCTATGTTCAGGAGAAAGGCTTTCTTGCATTGGTACACTGGCGAGGGCATGGACGAAATGGAGTTTACTGAGGCTGAGAGCAACATGAATGATCTTGTGTCCGAGTATCAGCAATACCAGGACGCCACAGCCGAAGAGGAGACTGAATATGAGGATGAGGAGGAAGGAGTTGGTGAGATGTGA